Proteins from a single region of Phormidium ambiguum IAM M-71:
- a CDS encoding YbjQ family protein has product MIITTTDVIQGAQIDAYLGIVTAEVVYGTNALRDFFAGIRDIVGGRTGSYEQVFEKGQKEAIAELQRRAQSMGANAVLGVEVDTGTINVDQRGALLLITAIGTAVKLR; this is encoded by the coding sequence ATGATTATTACTACAACTGATGTAATTCAAGGCGCACAGATTGATGCTTACTTAGGAATAGTGACGGCGGAAGTAGTTTATGGCACTAATGCTTTGCGTGATTTTTTTGCCGGAATTCGAGATATTGTGGGCGGCAGAACTGGCAGTTATGAACAAGTTTTTGAGAAAGGACAAAAAGAAGCGATCGCCGAATTACAAAGACGCGCCCAAAGTATGGGTGCTAATGCCGTCCTGGGTGTGGAAGTAGATACAGGCACAATTAATGTCGATCAAAGAGGCGCTTTATTGTTAATTACTGCGATCGGTACTGCGGTGAAACTGCGATAA
- a CDS encoding type II toxin-antitoxin system HigB family toxin, translating to MHVISYKTLRDYSNNHADCKEALNNWYKIASKANWSNLIEVQAVFPKAEAVGNFTVFNIKGNKYRLIVSIDYEGELIYIKYVLTHAEYDEEQWKNDHYF from the coding sequence ATGCACGTAATTAGTTATAAGACTCTAAGAGATTATTCAAACAACCATGCCGACTGTAAAGAAGCTTTAAACAACTGGTATAAAATTGCTAGTAAAGCCAATTGGTCAAATTTAATTGAGGTACAAGCAGTTTTCCCTAAAGCGGAGGCAGTGGGAAATTTTACGGTGTTTAATATTAAAGGCAATAAATATCGTTTAATTGTTAGTATAGATTATGAAGGAGAATTAATTTATATAAAATACGTCCTTACCCATGCTGAATATGATGAGGAGCAATGGAAAAATGACCATTATTTTTGA
- a CDS encoding homocysteine biosynthesis protein, producing the protein MRTIAEINEKINNQTVVVWTVEELKARVAEIGVTQAAKEVDVITTGTFEPMESSGAIINLGHTDPPIKIRSCWLDGILAYSGFGAVDLYLGATQSVDYERGDGLEEESKERGGGHVIEDLIAGKAVHLRAIGQVTDCYPRATFETTITRDTINQFYLYNPRNIYQNFIVGVNGGDRPLYTYLGQLQPRLGNAVYSNPGAISPLFNDPNLEIIGIGTRIFLGGGIGYIAWEGTQHFPLQKRLSNQTPIGPAATLALIGDAKQMERRWVRGCYFKNYGPSLMLGVGIPIPVLHEEVIKKCAVPDKELVAPVVDFSIPRRVRPTFGLVTYAQLKSGRITIEGKQIRVAPLASIYLSRQVALELKQSIAAGKFTLTERVAPIPMDRAFLPQDRWGATIALE; encoded by the coding sequence ATGCGGACTATTGCTGAGATTAACGAGAAAATCAACAATCAAACTGTAGTGGTGTGGACAGTAGAAGAATTAAAAGCCAGAGTTGCAGAAATTGGTGTTACTCAAGCAGCAAAAGAAGTGGATGTAATTACCACTGGCACCTTTGAACCGATGGAATCTTCCGGGGCAATTATTAATTTAGGACATACAGATCCGCCAATTAAAATTCGATCGTGTTGGTTAGATGGAATTTTGGCTTACTCTGGTTTTGGGGCAGTAGATTTATATTTAGGAGCGACTCAAAGCGTAGATTACGAGCGTGGTGATGGTTTAGAAGAGGAATCCAAAGAACGTGGTGGAGGTCATGTAATTGAAGATTTAATTGCCGGAAAAGCTGTGCATTTAAGAGCGATCGGACAAGTCACCGACTGCTATCCCCGCGCCACCTTTGAAACCACAATTACCCGTGACACAATCAACCAATTTTATCTATATAATCCGCGAAATATCTATCAAAATTTTATTGTGGGAGTTAACGGAGGCGATCGACCACTCTACACCTACTTAGGACAATTACAACCCCGACTGGGCAACGCCGTTTATTCCAATCCCGGAGCCATTTCTCCCCTATTCAACGACCCCAACTTAGAAATTATCGGTATTGGTACCCGCATTTTCCTGGGTGGTGGCATTGGATACATCGCCTGGGAAGGCACGCAGCACTTTCCCTTACAAAAACGTTTATCTAATCAAACCCCGATCGGCCCTGCCGCCACCCTCGCCTTAATCGGCGATGCCAAACAAATGGAGCGTCGTTGGGTGCGCGGTTGCTACTTCAAAAACTACGGCCCCTCCCTCATGCTCGGAGTCGGCATACCCATACCAGTTTTACACGAAGAAGTCATCAAAAAATGTGCCGTCCCAGACAAAGAACTAGTCGCACCAGTAGTCGATTTCTCCATCCCCCGGCGCGTGCGTCCCACCTTTGGTTTAGTCACCTACGCCCAACTAAAATCCGGTCGCATCACTATTGAAGGCAAACAAATCCGAGTTGCCCCTCTTGCTAGCATTTATCTTTCCCGACAAGTAGCCCTAGAGCTAAAACAGTCGATCGCAGCCGGAAAATTCACCTTAACCGAAAGAGTCGCCCCAATTCCAATGGATCGGGCCTTTTTACCCCAAGACCGCTGGGGGGCAACGATCGCCTTGGAGTAG
- a CDS encoding tetratricopeptide repeat protein, translating into MAESQEKSTMHQQKQNYWFLSLLLLGGLAVTTPQLVQANENLPVPNNQTSANSEVEKLLREAQLLQRTGYVDRALATYQQAAKLDDRNPQIYSAMGFIQARQRNYQEAIDLYRRAVKLDKKNPELHSALAFCLGKIGDNEGAATAYRRATELDKNNVNAHVGLATVLFRKGDLPGATAAYQQVITLDPKNWHAYQLMAAILTEQNRYPEAVDILQRGIAYAPNNPKLHLNLGSVFLKQGNQSAGIASLQRAINLAKRDANAHLQIAKVFRVHNQLVPALNAYRRVLAIQPKSVEALAGVGEIYLLQQKLPQAITIYRRVIALDKQNPNAYYNLGVAFARQRKVKDALSTFNYARSLYLSQGDNERAQQVDAAIRQLQM; encoded by the coding sequence ATGGCAGAATCTCAGGAAAAATCTACCATGCACCAGCAAAAGCAGAACTACTGGTTTCTTAGTCTCTTGTTATTGGGAGGGTTAGCGGTAACGACACCGCAATTAGTTCAAGCAAATGAAAACCTCCCAGTTCCTAACAACCAAACATCCGCAAATAGCGAAGTTGAAAAACTGTTGCGCGAAGCTCAGTTGTTGCAACGGACAGGCTATGTCGATCGCGCTTTGGCAACATACCAACAAGCCGCTAAATTAGACGATCGAAATCCGCAAATTTATTCGGCAATGGGTTTTATCCAAGCCCGACAGCGAAATTACCAAGAAGCGATCGATCTCTATCGCAGAGCAGTAAAATTAGATAAGAAAAACCCAGAATTACATTCAGCCTTAGCATTTTGTCTCGGCAAAATAGGAGACAATGAAGGAGCGGCAACTGCTTACCGACGAGCCACAGAATTAGACAAAAACAATGTTAATGCTCATGTAGGATTAGCCACTGTGTTGTTCCGCAAAGGAGATCTCCCCGGCGCAACCGCAGCTTATCAACAAGTAATCACCCTCGATCCCAAAAATTGGCACGCTTATCAGTTAATGGCAGCAATATTAACTGAACAAAACCGTTACCCAGAAGCAGTAGACATTTTGCAACGTGGCATTGCTTACGCTCCCAATAACCCAAAATTACATTTAAATTTGGGTTCAGTTTTCCTCAAACAAGGTAATCAAAGTGCTGGCATCGCTTCTTTACAACGCGCCATTAATCTAGCCAAACGCGATGCTAACGCTCACTTACAAATAGCTAAGGTTTTTCGTGTTCATAACCAACTTGTACCAGCATTAAACGCTTATCGCCGAGTGTTAGCCATTCAACCTAAATCAGTAGAAGCATTAGCTGGAGTTGGCGAAATTTACTTACTACAACAAAAACTTCCCCAAGCAATTACTATTTATCGGCGCGTAATTGCTTTAGATAAACAAAATCCCAATGCTTACTACAATTTGGGTGTCGCTTTTGCCAGACAAAGAAAAGTCAAGGATGCTCTTTCTACTTTTAATTACGCCCGCAGTCTCTACTTAAGCCAAGGAGACAACGAAAGAGCCCAGCAAGTTGATGCGGCTATTAGGCAGTTACAGATGTAG
- a CDS encoding helix-turn-helix domain-containing protein: MTIIFDYEKYQNLLITYLPRVIKTEAENEQALAIVEELMHRKRTPEEDQLYQLLVALIEKFEQEYYQPNQPKNPQSMILFLLEESGKSRMDLQAVLGAKASVDEIVQGGKLTPEQAQKIADFFHVAPSLFTE, encoded by the coding sequence ATGACCATTATTTTTGATTATGAAAAATATCAAAATTTATTAATCACTTATTTGCCCAGAGTCATAAAAACTGAAGCTGAAAACGAGCAAGCTTTAGCCATTGTGGAAGAGTTAATGCACCGAAAAAGAACTCCTGAAGAAGATCAACTATACCAGCTTTTAGTAGCTTTAATTGAAAAGTTTGAACAAGAGTATTATCAGCCTAATCAGCCAAAAAATCCCCAATCAATGATTTTGTTTCTTTTAGAAGAGTCTGGTAAAAGCAGAATGGATTTACAAGCTGTTTTAGGTGCAAAAGCATCGGTTGATGAGATTGTGCAAGGAGGAAAGTTGACTCCAGAACAAGCCCAAAAAATTGCAGATTTTTTTCATGTAGCTCCAAGCTTGTTTACTGAATAA